The following are from one region of the Ktedonobacteraceae bacterium genome:
- a CDS encoding CsbD family protein, with protein MADDQTNTNTDTNENDLGAQGVADQVKGKVNQAAGKVQEKVGQVTGDKSTELKGDARQMGGKVQDKGGQVEQKVDNALNQDTNP; from the coding sequence ATGGCAGACGACCAGACCAACACCAATACCGATACCAATGAGAATGACCTTGGAGCGCAAGGTGTTGCGGATCAAGTGAAAGGCAAGGTCAACCAGGCAGCTGGCAAAGTTCAGGAGAAGGTCGGCCAGGTAACGGGCGATAAGTCAACGGAGTTGAAAGGCGATGCCCGGCAGATGGGTGGCAAGGTGCAGGATAAGGGTGGCCAGGTTGAGCAAAAGGTTGATAACGCTCTAAATCAGGATACGAACCCTTAA
- a CDS encoding metalloregulator ArsR/SmtB family transcription factor, whose translation MPRKKTAAVRLNRAHSSILHRSSELDAFVDQFLSIVCDTSRRYILELLAAPNDNDPSVPTELRSGEIAQELGLSSATTSEHLRQLANLHMVTTRKQGTAVYYRLSNHLLVQAFLDLLRTLEQYYQKQLS comes from the coding sequence ATGCCTCGGAAAAAGACTGCCGCCGTAAGGCTAAACCGCGCACATTCCAGCATCCTGCATCGTTCGTCAGAATTAGATGCGTTTGTGGATCAATTTCTATCCATAGTATGCGACACGAGCCGCCGCTATATTCTGGAGCTGCTTGCCGCACCCAACGACAATGACCCATCCGTCCCTACGGAGCTACGCTCTGGAGAAATCGCTCAAGAACTCGGATTGAGCAGCGCTACCACCTCTGAGCACCTGCGCCAGCTCGCCAATCTCCACATGGTTACAACTCGCAAACAGGGAACCGCGGTCTACTATCGTTTGTCAAATCACTTGCTTGTCCAGGCCTTTTTAGACCTGCTGCGAACGCTGGAACAGTATTATCAGAAGCAGCTGTCCTGA
- a CDS encoding response regulator → MDSDDSIQSDPSELKTVMIVEDDAGIGNFLVQAIQQETPYQAVLATDGFQALKMLHTLKPDLLILDYSLPGMNGLEVYDQVHANKELEHIPVLIITAETLRVQKEVKARQISLLQKPFDLSELLAAIDQLFAPS, encoded by the coding sequence ATGGACAGTGACGACTCTATTCAATCAGACCCCAGCGAGCTAAAAACGGTGATGATTGTTGAAGACGACGCGGGCATTGGCAACTTTCTTGTCCAGGCAATTCAGCAAGAAACACCCTACCAGGCAGTGCTGGCCACCGATGGCTTTCAAGCCTTAAAGATGTTGCACACCTTGAAGCCAGATTTGCTCATTCTGGATTATAGCCTTCCCGGTATGAACGGTCTCGAGGTCTATGATCAAGTCCATGCAAACAAGGAATTGGAACATATACCCGTGTTGATAATCACTGCCGAAACATTGCGCGTGCAAAAAGAGGTGAAAGCCCGGCAAATCTCTCTATTGCAGAAGCCATTTGATCTTAGCGAACTCCTCGCTGCTATTGATCAATTATTTGCGCCATCTTAG
- a CDS encoding alpha/beta hydrolase translates to MSPTPLLPGIVQNKVRTDRLEVAYLEAGSGDTPIVLVHGNTASSLFFQDFMLVLAATGRYKIFAPDMRGYGDTEALRINATRGVRDFSDDLYALVQALGLPAFHLFGWSLGGNVVMQYAIDHSNTLRSLTLQAPGSPFGFGGTKGANGAPIWPDFAGSGGGTANPEFVKRIGQGDRGSDQLSPRTVMNTFYFKPPFRVAPDREEIYVTSILSCKVAEGIYPGDMTASNNWPNVAPGVQGPNNALSPKYLNQAAFATISNKPPVLWIRGADDQIVSDTSLFDFGFLGQIGAVPGWPGAEVYPPQPMITQIQTVMNAYAANSGEYTEVVLPDCGHSPHIEKQDEVFELFDTFVQKHDGK, encoded by the coding sequence ATGTCACCTACACCATTACTTCCAGGAATCGTCCAAAATAAGGTCAGAACTGACCGGCTCGAGGTCGCTTATCTCGAAGCGGGTTCTGGAGATACACCCATTGTGCTGGTGCATGGCAATACTGCGTCGTCGCTCTTCTTTCAGGATTTTATGCTGGTGCTGGCAGCAACCGGTCGCTACAAGATTTTTGCGCCGGATATGCGAGGCTACGGTGATACCGAGGCTCTACGAATCAACGCAACGAGGGGCGTACGCGACTTCTCAGATGATCTCTATGCGCTGGTTCAGGCGCTGGGCCTGCCTGCGTTCCATTTGTTTGGCTGGTCACTGGGTGGCAACGTCGTAATGCAATACGCGATAGACCATTCCAATACGCTGCGTTCTCTGACACTGCAAGCCCCCGGCTCGCCCTTTGGCTTTGGCGGTACGAAGGGAGCGAATGGCGCTCCTATCTGGCCCGACTTCGCGGGCAGCGGCGGCGGCACAGCCAATCCTGAATTTGTGAAGCGCATCGGGCAGGGAGACCGGGGCAGCGATCAACTCTCGCCGCGCACCGTTATGAACACCTTCTACTTTAAGCCTCCTTTCCGCGTGGCCCCCGACCGCGAAGAGATATACGTGACCTCGATCCTCTCCTGTAAAGTCGCGGAAGGCATCTATCCGGGCGATATGACGGCATCGAATAACTGGCCCAATGTCGCGCCAGGCGTGCAGGGACCCAATAACGCACTCTCCCCGAAGTACCTCAATCAGGCAGCATTCGCTACGATTAGCAATAAACCGCCTGTGTTATGGATACGCGGCGCCGACGATCAGATTGTCTCCGATACCTCATTGTTCGACTTCGGCTTTCTCGGACAAATTGGCGCGGTCCCCGGCTGGCCCGGAGCCGAGGTCTATCCACCGCAGCCCATGATAACGCAGATACAGACTGTCATGAATGCATATGCTGCCAACAGTGGCGAGTATACAGAAGTGGTGCTGCCAGATTGCGGCCATTCGCCACACATCGAAAAGCAGGACGAGGTCTTTGAGCTTTTTGACACGTTTGTACAAAAGCATGATGGAAAATAG
- a CDS encoding ATP-binding protein, whose product MPSYLTTADVATRLGVSLDTVRRWLRSGELKGTPFGRAGYRIEDADFEAFLLQRRRQSQEFSTISPGQFAPTGTALVELMNALGQELRMPLATTRGTLHQARRLLQRALESPLPDTAVDLLARLQEVLVRAERQVAAEIRLAGNLLDASRIETNMFELSPAWCNLVEIVRETVSSLQELAGQKVIEQELPADDLVAVIADADRIKQALTNYLLNALKFSPNDQPVKVLLAVNDSQARAAVQDKGPGIPDSEQHMIWERFGQGQRRPAGSGSGLRLGLYITRAIIQQHGGQVGVESQPGEGATFWFTLPLADET is encoded by the coding sequence ATGCCATCCTATCTTACGACAGCAGATGTGGCTACACGTCTGGGTGTCAGTCTCGATACCGTCCGGCGCTGGTTACGCAGCGGTGAACTCAAAGGTACTCCCTTTGGGCGAGCGGGCTACCGTATTGAAGACGCAGATTTCGAGGCATTTTTACTTCAGCGTCGACGGCAATCTCAGGAGTTCAGTACCATTTCTCCTGGACAATTTGCTCCAACCGGTACGGCGTTGGTAGAGTTGATGAATGCGCTTGGCCAGGAATTGCGCATGCCGCTTGCCACGACACGAGGCACGCTACACCAGGCGCGCCGTCTGCTTCAACGCGCACTAGAATCGCCTTTACCAGATACGGCAGTAGATCTACTCGCAAGGCTTCAGGAGGTGCTGGTACGCGCAGAACGACAGGTCGCAGCAGAGATTCGGCTGGCGGGCAACCTGCTGGATGCCTCTCGCATTGAAACAAACATGTTCGAACTTTCCCCGGCATGGTGCAATCTGGTCGAAATTGTGCGCGAAACTGTCTCAAGCCTGCAAGAACTTGCCGGTCAAAAAGTCATCGAGCAGGAACTGCCTGCTGATGACCTGGTAGCGGTGATTGCCGATGCTGATCGCATCAAGCAGGCATTAACCAATTACCTTCTGAACGCGCTCAAGTTTTCTCCCAACGATCAACCAGTTAAGGTATTGCTGGCCGTAAATGATTCGCAGGCACGTGCCGCGGTGCAGGACAAGGGACCGGGAATCCCAGATTCAGAGCAGCATATGATATGGGAGCGTTTCGGACAGGGACAGAGGCGTCCGGCAGGTTCGGGAAGTGGGCTGAGGCTTGGTTTATACATCACCCGGGCCATCATTCAGCAGCATGGTGGCCAGGTTGGCGTCGAAAGCCAGCCTGGGGAAGGCGCTACGTTCTGGTTCACGCTTCCCCTGGCGGATGAGACATAA
- a CDS encoding metalloregulator ArsR/SmtB family transcription factor — MAREKGTSAFSAHSRRRPYQVDHYINQFLDATCDESRRAILELLVPPDGQDSPEAYELRAGDIARQLGLARSTTSEHLHQLLKMHLVSTRREGTMVYYRLRNRHLVRAFHELLRALETHYTAQSAAMESPTAAGE; from the coding sequence ATGGCGAGGGAAAAGGGTACATCTGCATTTTCAGCACATTCTCGACGCCGGCCTTACCAGGTAGATCACTATATCAATCAATTTTTGGATGCTACCTGTGATGAGAGCCGGCGTGCCATTCTAGAGCTGCTTGTTCCGCCTGACGGACAGGATTCCCCGGAGGCCTACGAGCTGCGCGCGGGAGATATTGCCAGGCAATTAGGGCTGGCTCGATCTACAACCTCGGAGCACTTGCACCAGTTGCTCAAAATGCACCTGGTAAGTACGCGTAGAGAGGGTACGATGGTCTATTACAGGCTGCGCAATCGTCACCTGGTGCGGGCTTTCCATGAATTGCTACGTGCGCTGGAAACCCATTATACCGCCCAGAGCGCGGCTATGGAGTCTCCAACAGCTGCGGGAGAATAA
- a CDS encoding glycosyltransferase — MALQSSHHAIPEDILALSHERDSLRKKGKYARADELKQQIEEAGYGIKDNPHGAHLVILPSVEIDGEVYRTTGRVPSLLQIPDRCLFSVNVLARNNFEQVRRCIESILRFAGEHTFEIMLVDNASQDEVYTWAKAAQGDIPNLHILRISRQAGEAEARNIGLKQSTGKYILLLEANIELNGDVFTPLLRSLSSGTTGITGLHGLLTDDLRHFEESSAAEVEAISAACMAFPRKLLRKTGLFDERYRFPYYMDIDFNFAVRDTGVRAVVTPDLPLVCHPAQQRADLSDAERTRLIKRNYYRFLQKWGQREDLLLED; from the coding sequence ATGGCTCTACAATCTTCTCACCATGCCATTCCCGAAGACATTCTGGCGCTTTCCCACGAACGCGATTCTCTGCGCAAGAAAGGCAAATATGCGCGGGCCGATGAACTCAAACAGCAGATAGAGGAGGCCGGGTATGGCATCAAAGATAATCCTCATGGCGCGCACCTGGTTATTCTTCCCAGCGTTGAGATTGATGGGGAGGTTTATCGCACTACTGGCCGGGTGCCTTCACTACTTCAGATTCCGGACCGCTGTCTTTTTTCGGTGAATGTCCTGGCGCGTAACAATTTTGAACAGGTGAGACGCTGTATCGAGAGCATTCTGCGCTTCGCGGGTGAACATACATTTGAGATTATGCTGGTCGATAATGCTTCACAGGATGAAGTATATACCTGGGCGAAAGCAGCGCAGGGTGATATCCCCAACCTGCACATCCTGCGCATATCGCGTCAGGCAGGTGAGGCGGAGGCACGCAATATTGGCTTGAAGCAGAGTACAGGCAAGTATATTCTGTTGCTCGAGGCCAATATAGAACTGAATGGCGATGTTTTTACACCGCTTCTGCGTTCGCTATCAAGTGGCACTACCGGCATAACGGGCTTGCATGGTCTGCTTACCGACGACCTGCGACACTTTGAAGAGAGTTCCGCGGCAGAAGTGGAGGCCATAAGCGCAGCATGCATGGCATTTCCGCGCAAGTTGCTCAGGAAAACGGGACTTTTCGATGAGCGCTATCGTTTCCCATACTATATGGATATCGATTTCAACTTCGCGGTAAGAGATACAGGTGTTCGCGCGGTAGTGACTCCCGATCTGCCACTGGTTTGCCATCCTGCTCAGCAGCGTGCAGACTTGTCTGATGCCGAGCGCACACGTTTGATAAAACGCAACTACTATCGCTTTCTGCAAAAATGGGGACAGAGGGAAGACCTGTTGCTCGAAGACTGA
- a CDS encoding LLM class flavin-dependent oxidoreductase → MARVAMYLQDKHEIREGMAYAQYAEQRGFEAVWQAESRLVRDAIVPMAAFAAVTSHIKIGSGVINNWTRNIGLLAATFLTLDDLAPDRIICGLGAWWDPLAKNVGIERRKPLKAMRETIEVLRRLLNMERVTFHGEFHQVEGIELDVVHGRREPRNVAIFIGATHMGMMELAGEIADGVVLNYCVPPEYNLEALKHIEIGAKKAGRKLEDIDCPQLIVCSVDYDHHAAVQAAKELITQYLAQQPHIAEASGTPPETVQKVQSILGWPATREQIHEAMQFVPDDLIERITASGTPDEVRAKVEEYNRNGCTCPILYPLGNDVKLMIDTFAQA, encoded by the coding sequence ATGGCACGTGTAGCAATGTACCTGCAAGATAAACATGAAATCCGCGAGGGGATGGCCTATGCACAGTATGCCGAGCAGCGTGGCTTCGAGGCGGTGTGGCAGGCAGAATCGCGCCTGGTACGCGATGCGATTGTACCGATGGCGGCATTTGCCGCGGTGACGTCGCACATCAAAATTGGCAGCGGCGTGATTAATAACTGGACGCGCAACATTGGACTGCTCGCAGCAACCTTCCTGACGCTAGATGATCTCGCGCCGGATCGCATTATTTGTGGTCTCGGCGCATGGTGGGACCCGCTGGCAAAAAATGTGGGTATCGAGCGCAGGAAACCCTTGAAAGCTATGCGCGAGACCATCGAGGTCTTAAGGCGCTTGCTAAACATGGAGCGCGTCACCTTCCACGGCGAATTTCACCAGGTGGAGGGCATCGAGCTTGATGTAGTCCATGGCCGCCGCGAACCCCGCAACGTGGCGATTTTCATTGGCGCAACGCACATGGGTATGATGGAACTGGCAGGCGAAATTGCCGATGGCGTGGTACTGAATTATTGCGTGCCGCCTGAATACAACCTTGAAGCCCTGAAACACATTGAAATCGGCGCCAAAAAAGCCGGTCGCAAGCTGGAGGATATAGATTGCCCGCAACTCATCGTGTGTTCGGTCGATTATGATCATCATGCGGCAGTGCAGGCGGCAAAGGAACTGATTACCCAATATCTTGCACAGCAGCCACACATTGCTGAGGCAAGCGGTACGCCTCCAGAAACCGTGCAGAAGGTGCAGAGCATCCTGGGCTGGCCCGCAACCAGAGAACAGATTCACGAAGCCATGCAGTTCGTGCCCGACGATTTGATCGAACGCATCACCGCAAGCGGAACTCCTGATGAAGTGCGCGCGAAGGTGGAAGAGTACAATCGCAATGGTTGCACCTGTCCGATTCTCTATCCTTTGGGAAACGACGTGAAGCTGATGATCGATACTTTCGCGCAGGCGTAA
- the pepF gene encoding oligoendopeptidase F, translated as MQTLTKRNDIPKEYTWDLESIFPSNEDWGQHFQAVQRRLPELEALKGTLAESGQALLHVLRKRDELFEQIERLFVYASMRRDEDTTNSLYQGMYDRAMQLYVHASTVASYIEPEILALPQETLDQFVRENPGLELYGQQLRDLNRQRPHVRSAEVEAILAATGEISEGPDSIFSMIDNADLKLPTIHDEEGQEVELTKGNYLVFIRSTDRRVRKEAFEAMHSTFLKQRNTIAATLSAQVKNDIFYTRQRNYTSNLERALARYNIPVSVYHNLVETVSEHIPLLNRYMELRKRILKLDELHMYDLYVPIVEDVHDEVSYEQARDTILAGLAPLGENYVNTLKQAFTNRWIDVYETPGKRGGAYSGGAYGTLPFILMNFQNKRDSMYTLAHELGHSMHSYFTRNFQPYQYGDYTIFVAEVASTLNEGLLTEYLLKTNADRAVKLAILNHSLEDFRGTLFRQTMFAEFEREIHSRAEQGEPLTADSLSAAYHALNEKYYGSVAVVDELIDVEWARIPHFYSSFYVYQYATGISAASSLVQQILHEGKPAVDRYLKFLSSGSSDYSIELLKKAGVDMTSPEPIRQALQLFDAHLTQMEELIG; from the coding sequence TTGCAAACATTGACCAAGCGTAATGATATCCCAAAAGAATATACATGGGACCTGGAAAGTATTTTTCCGTCCAACGAAGATTGGGGACAGCATTTCCAGGCCGTTCAAAGACGCCTTCCAGAATTGGAAGCGCTTAAGGGCACGCTGGCCGAAAGCGGGCAGGCCCTCTTACACGTCTTGCGGAAACGTGACGAGCTGTTTGAGCAGATTGAGCGCCTGTTTGTGTATGCTTCCATGCGCAGGGACGAAGATACCACCAATAGCCTGTATCAAGGCATGTATGATCGTGCTATGCAGCTTTATGTTCACGCTTCAACCGTGGCTTCTTACATCGAACCGGAAATCCTGGCGCTGCCACAAGAGACATTGGATCAATTCGTGCGCGAGAACCCAGGCCTGGAACTTTATGGGCAACAGTTGCGCGACTTGAATCGCCAGCGTCCTCATGTGCGTTCCGCCGAAGTAGAGGCTATCCTGGCTGCCACGGGAGAAATTTCCGAAGGCCCCGATTCTATTTTTTCGATGATCGACAATGCTGACCTGAAGCTCCCCACGATCCATGATGAAGAGGGCCAGGAGGTCGAACTGACGAAGGGCAACTACCTCGTCTTTATTCGCAGCACGGATCGTCGCGTGCGCAAAGAGGCTTTCGAGGCCATGCACAGCACCTTCCTCAAACAGCGCAATACCATCGCGGCAACCCTCTCGGCGCAGGTAAAGAATGACATCTTTTATACCCGCCAGCGTAACTACACAAGCAACCTTGAGCGCGCGCTCGCGCGCTACAATATTCCGGTCAGTGTTTACCATAACCTGGTCGAGACGGTCAGCGAGCATATTCCGTTGCTCAATCGCTATATGGAACTGCGCAAGCGTATCCTCAAGCTCGATGAACTGCATATGTATGATCTGTACGTGCCAATCGTTGAGGATGTGCATGATGAAGTAAGCTATGAGCAGGCTCGCGATACGATACTGGCCGGGTTAGCGCCATTAGGGGAAAACTATGTGAATACCCTTAAGCAGGCTTTCACGAATCGATGGATTGATGTGTACGAGACGCCTGGCAAGCGTGGCGGCGCATATAGCGGTGGCGCGTATGGCACATTGCCATTCATCCTGATGAACTTCCAGAACAAACGCGATAGTATGTATACGCTGGCACACGAACTTGGGCACTCGATGCATTCGTACTTTACGCGCAATTTCCAGCCCTACCAGTACGGCGACTATACCATTTTCGTGGCCGAAGTCGCCTCAACGCTTAATGAAGGATTGCTGACCGAGTACCTGTTGAAGACAAATGCTGATCGCGCTGTGAAACTCGCGATTCTCAATCATTCACTGGAAGATTTCCGTGGCACACTCTTCCGCCAGACGATGTTCGCGGAATTCGAACGGGAGATACATAGCCGCGCCGAGCAAGGTGAACCGCTTACTGCCGATTCGCTCAGCGCCGCGTACCACGCTCTCAATGAAAAATATTATGGTAGCGTAGCGGTGGTCGATGAACTGATCGACGTTGAATGGGCGCGCATCCCGCATTTCTACAGCAGTTTCTATGTCTACCAGTATGCGACGGGTATTTCAGCCGCGTCCTCGCTGGTGCAGCAGATTCTGCACGAAGGCAAACCAGCTGTTGACCGCTACCTGAAGTTCCTCAGTTCCGGCTCCTCCGATTACAGCATCGAATTGCTGAAAAAGGCCGGAGTAGATATGACTTCACCGGAGCCAATTCGCCAGGCGTTGCAATTGTTTGATGCGCACCTGACGCAGATGGAAGAATTGATCGGCTAG